A genome region from Euphorbia lathyris chromosome 4, ddEupLath1.1, whole genome shotgun sequence includes the following:
- the LOC136225671 gene encoding probable membrane-associated kinase regulator 4, whose protein sequence is MEANLLSYDQADDDFIDMEVSSFSHLLCNSKISISAPTQPREFEFHNMTSLSLEKELTTSPADELFYKGKLLPLHLPPRLQMVEKLLQHSNSTFSSRKDHNFEEFYSTPSMATPTTSTPFESCNISPSESCQISREINPEEYFFEYSNEASDFSNPKKSWTRKLKLIKQTTTIGSRLKASRAYLRSFFGKSGCSDDSTKVADEGTISKAKESLTKCEKPPKKAPFGQIQKEKVIQIPNFENRKSAEDGNGRIHRRSFSMALRRNSTNKSSTSSSSSSSSSNTNGFYGLPFLKRSSSVNSEVENPIQGAIAHCKQSQSRSQAQQQLFCSNKVAAEVGFYPLPASRIAICEEQELCRG, encoded by the coding sequence atggaagcAAACCTCTTATCATATGATCAAGCTGATGATGATTTCATTGACATGGAAGTCAGCTCATTTTCCCATCTCCTCTGCAACTCCAAAATCTCTATCTCTGCTCCAACACAACCCAGAGAGTTCGAGTTCCATAATATGACTTCTCTTTCACTTGAAAAAGAACTCACTACTTCCCCTGCTGATGAACTTTTCTACAAAGGAAAACtccttcctcttcatcttcccccTCGTTTACAGATGGTTGAAAAGCTCCTCCAACATTCCAATTCCACATTTTCCTCTAGAAAAGACCATAACTTTGAAGAATTCTACAGCACTCCATCAATGGCAACACCAACAACAAGTACCCCTTTTGAATCCTGCAACATTTCACCTTCTGAGTCTTGCCAGATTAGCAGGGAGATTAACCCAGAAGAGTACTTCTTTGAGTACTCAAATGAGGCAAGCGATTTCAGTAATCCAAAGAAGTCATGGACGAGAAAGTTAAAGCTAATCAAGCAGACAACAACAATTGGTTCAAGGTTGAAGGCTTCTCGGGCTTACCTCAGGTCTTTCTTTGGCAAGTCTGGTTGCTCTGATGATTCAACAAAAGTAGCAGATGAAGGAACAATTTCAAAAGCGAAAGAGTCACTCACCAAATGTGAAAAGCCACCAAAGAAAGCTCCTTTTGGGCAAATTCAAAAGGAGAAAGTAATTCAAATCCCTAATTTTGAGAACCGAAAGAGCGCCGAGGATGGAAATGGTCGGATTCACAGGAGATCATTTTCAATGGCTCTCAGACGCAATTCGACAAACAAGTCGTCgacatcttcttcttcatcatcgtcGTCGTCTAATACAAATGGGTTTTATGGACTGCCGTTTCTAAAGAGAAGCAGTAGTGTGAATTCAGAGGTTGAGAATCCAATTCAAGGAGCAATCGCACATTGTAAGCAGTCTCAGTCTCGGTCTCAGGCTCAGCAACAGCTGTTCTGCTCAAACAAGGTTGCAGCTGAAGTTGGGTTTTATCCATTGCCAGCTTCCAGAATTGCTATTTGCGAAGAACAAGAACTCTGCAGAGGCTGA